In Bacteroidota bacterium, the sequence ACAGCCAAATTGGGCCACCACCCATTCTCAAACAGCAGCACCGGCTCGCTCCATATTATCTGGTTACACAGCGATGTGTCGGCTGTCTTGGCAAGCGGCGGTAAGCTCGCTTTGTCGGGCTTGATGCCCGTATCAAATACTTTGGGAACTGCATTATAACCACTACCATATATATCGCTGATACCTTTAGCTAACTCTATCGCATCAGGCAAATAAATATTCTTATCCTTAATAACATACGCCTCGCCGCCGTTGTATAATTGTATATCCACTCCCTCTATCAACTCGCTCAGTGAATCGGGATGCGGCGGTACATAATCATCCTCATCGAAGAGTGCATGTCCGACTGCTCGCCCGTCTCTGACGTTCGGGTGGGTTTGGGTTTGAACCTGCGAACAAAGATGAGTAATTGAAAAGGCAATTGTAAAAATTAATATTAATGTTTTCATAATAACTCCTTGTTAATTATTTATCTCGTCTCAACTTCGCATCAAAACTAATTAGGATTCATTGAGCTTACAACGAGTAATTTAGTAAAATAAAAGCCTTAACGCAACTTATTTTTACACTATTAGAAAAATTTAATTATGAGGTGGTTTACCTATAAAAACCTAAAAAACAGTTTTTTTGAGGCGGGGGTATTGAAATTGCCAGTTTCTCAGTATGGCGCGGTTGTTTAAATGTAAATAGTGTTACTGTCATTCTATACTAAGCTGGACAGACTGAAAATCTATCCTAGCGATTTACTTCTTCCATCAACTCCCTTACAACATCGTACTTCCCGAAAGGCGGCATCATGTAAATTCCTTGAACAATCTGTTTTGCTTCTTTGATAAATTCTTTCGATAACTCAATGCCAACTTTTGAGGCATCGCTTCCGGCATTCCGGATTTTTTCTCTGACTTTTTCGGGTATTATCATTCCCGGGACTTCGTTATGCAAAAAATCGGTATGCTTGTAACTTCGTAAAGGCAGCACACCAACCATTAAAGGTAGATGCAAGTGTTCAATCCGTTTTACAAAATCTTCAAGAGTTTTCAATTCGTATAAGGGCTGAGTAAAAATTAACTCAGCGCCGGCTTCGGCTTTCTTCTCAAGCCGCTCAATCTCTAAATCCATATCGGCAGCTAACGGATTGGCAGCACATGCAATCAAAAAAGAAGTCGGCTCGCCGATTGTATGGCCTAACAAATCGACACCGCGGTTCATAGAACTAACCGCTCTTATTAATCCTATTGAATCAACATCGAATACGGATCGGGCTTGTGGATAATCGCCGATGTTTGCCGGGTCGCCTGTTATGCAAAGCAAATTTTTAATGCCTAGAGCGTGCGAACCTAACAAGTCGGCTTGTAGAGCCAATAAATTTTTGTCGCGTGCCGTGAAGTGTGTGATTGTTTCAATGCCAACCTTTTGCTTTATCAGTTGCGAAATTGCTACAGGGGTCATCCTTAGCCGGGCACGGGCGCCGTCGGTGATATTTACTGCATCAACTCCAAGTTCGTAACATTTTTGCGCCCCCTCGATTACTTTCCGCATATCGACGCCGCGGGGAATATCGAGTTCAACAGTAGTTAAAACTTTTTTGCCGATGTTCCGTGCAAATTTCGATTTACGAAATTTATCTGCATCATATTGCAATTCTTTTTCAGGTTCGAGTGATAATTCTACTTTAGCCGAAGATTTAATATCACCTCTTTTAATTTGAACATCTTTAATAGCATCTCTGATTGCCCGGATATGAGCGGGTGTTGAGCCGCAGCAAGCGCCAATTATTGTAACTCCGCTTTGAACAAGCTCGCGCGCATAAGTTGCTAAATATTCAGGAGATGTGTGATAAATCGAACGCCCGTCCTGCAGTGTTGGAATTCCTGCAGCAGGTTGAGCAACAAGATAGATTCCCTCTTTATGAAGGTTGCGGATAATCCCAAACATCCGCTGCGGTCCGACAGTACAATTCGCCCCAACTATATCTACACCTTTTTCAATGATGTGCTCGATAACTTCGATTGGATAATTACCTGCGAGTATTGAGCCGTCCTCGGCGAAAGCTTTTTGTGCAATAAGTGGAATATTTGTAAGTGATTTCACAGCTTCGATTGCTTCATCGAGTTCCTGAGTGCTTACAAAAGTTTCGAGCATTATCAGGTCGATACCCCCTTCAAGCAAATACTCAACCTGTTCTTTGAAAGCATCGCGTACGTGCTGCCGTTTTACTTTTCCGATTGGTTCCATTAATTTTCCTGTTGGACCAACTGCACCAGCAACATAAATATTATCGCCGGCAGCGCGGCGGGCAATTTCAACTCCCGCTAAATTTATCTCTCTGATTTTGTCTTCTAAATGATAATCCACCAAACGAAAGCGGTTTGCTGAAAATGTATTCGTCTCGATTATCTCTGAACCGGCTTCAATATATTCGCGATGAAGCCGTTCAACGATGTCCGGGTTTTTAATGTTTTGAATTTCGTGCGGAAGTTCGTCGTACTCGTATAAATCGAGCAGCGTTCCCATTGCACCGTCGCACAGAATCGGTCCCAATTTTAACCGGTCTCTAAATGGTATTTTCATACCTAAACTGATTTTCTTAAAATGTACTCCTCGGCAATCTGCACGGCATTAGTTGCGGCACCTTTACGCAGATTATCGGAAACAACCCACATATTCAAACCGCTCTTAATTGTTTCGTCCCTTCGTAGCCGTCCGACGAATACTTCATCGCGATTATGCGACCAAATTGGCATTGGATAAATATTTTGCATCGGATCGTCCTGCAGCACAACTCCCGGTGCGCTGCTTAAAATTTTTTTAACTTCTTCAAGTTCAAACGGTTTTTCAAATTCAATATTGATTGCTTCGCCGTGTCCTCCGATTGACGGAATACGCACACAGGTTGCCGTAATTTTCAAAGTCGGCTCTTCCATAATTTTACGGGTTTCATTCACCATCTTTAATTCTTCGCGTGTATAACCATCTTCATAAAAAATATCTATGTGTGGAAAACAATTATACGCAATTTGATGAGGGAATTTTCTCTTTACCATCGGAACTTTTTGCAACTCATCTTCGAGCTGGTCAACAGCATACTGACCGGCGCCCGTTACGGACTGATACGTTGATACGACTATTCTTTTTATTTTCCATTTATCGTGCAGCGGTTTTAAGGCAACCACCATTTGAATTGTCGAGCAGTTGGGATTGGCAATGA encodes:
- a CDS encoding bifunctional homocysteine S-methyltransferase/methylenetetrahydrofolate reductase, with translation MKIPFRDRLKLGPILCDGAMGTLLDLYEYDELPHEIQNIKNPDIVERLHREYIEAGSEIIETNTFSANRFRLVDYHLEDKIREINLAGVEIARRAAGDNIYVAGAVGPTGKLMEPIGKVKRQHVRDAFKEQVEYLLEGGIDLIMLETFVSTQELDEAIEAVKSLTNIPLIAQKAFAEDGSILAGNYPIEVIEHIIEKGVDIVGANCTVGPQRMFGIIRNLHKEGIYLVAQPAAGIPTLQDGRSIYHTSPEYLATYARELVQSGVTIIGACCGSTPAHIRAIRDAIKDVQIKRGDIKSSAKVELSLEPEKELQYDADKFRKSKFARNIGKKVLTTVELDIPRGVDMRKVIEGAQKCYELGVDAVNITDGARARLRMTPVAISQLIKQKVGIETITHFTARDKNLLALQADLLGSHALGIKNLLCITGDPANIGDYPQARSVFDVDSIGLIRAVSSMNRGVDLLGHTIGEPTSFLIACAANPLAADMDLEIERLEKKAEAGAELIFTQPLYELKTLEDFVKRIEHLHLPLMVGVLPLRSYKHTDFLHNEVPGMIIPEKVREKIRNAGSDASKVGIELSKEFIKEAKQIVQGIYMMPPFGKYDVVRELMEEVNR
- a CDS encoding aspartate-semialdehyde dehydrogenase gives rise to the protein MKLFDIAIVGSTGLVGRKILKVLERRNFPVGKLNLLATEKSIGTQIDFKGKTYFVEKLTADVLSGFDFVFFSAGGTVSKEFAPIAAQKGALVIDNSSTFRMEDWVPLVVPEVNPHKVLKHKGIIANPNCSTIQMVVALKPLHDKWKIKRIVVSTYQSVTGAGQYAVDQLEDELQKVPMVKRKFPHQIAYNCFPHIDIFYEDGYTREELKMVNETRKIMEEPTLKITATCVRIPSIGGHGEAINIEFEKPFELEEVKKILSSAPGVVLQDDPMQNIYPMPIWSHNRDEVFVGRLRRDETIKSGLNMWVVSDNLRKGAATNAVQIAEEYILRKSV